A part of Oligoflexus sp. genomic DNA contains:
- a CDS encoding nitronate monooxygenase — translation MSSATPSFTQMLGIKHPIIGGAMYPCSNPELVAAVSAAGGIGIVQPISLTYVHKHQFREGLRYIRSLTPNPIGLNLLIEKSSQKYLEKNQQWLDIALEEGVRFFITALGNPSWVVKRVEGTGAKVFHDVTEKSWAQKAIDAGVHGLICVNNRAGGHAGNQTPEKLFQDLKAFGVPLICAGGIGDKTQYRKALSLGYQGVQLGTRFIASKECTAHDDYKQAILAAKEEDIILTKKLTGVPVAVINTGYMKKRGSQMSGIENFLLNNARTKHWARMFYSLRSVWQLKQSLQQGASYKEFFQAGKSVAGIKEIQPVAEIIQNLVAEDAAAARS, via the coding sequence ATGTCCTCGGCAACACCCTCGTTTACTCAAATGCTTGGCATCAAACATCCCATCATCGGCGGGGCCATGTATCCATGCAGCAACCCCGAGCTGGTGGCTGCTGTTTCCGCAGCAGGCGGCATTGGCATCGTGCAGCCTATTTCCCTGACTTATGTGCATAAGCATCAGTTCCGCGAGGGCCTTCGCTATATCAGGAGCCTGACCCCCAATCCGATCGGCCTCAATCTTCTGATCGAAAAATCATCCCAGAAATATCTGGAAAAAAACCAGCAGTGGCTGGATATCGCCCTTGAAGAAGGTGTGCGGTTTTTTATCACGGCGCTCGGCAATCCCTCGTGGGTCGTCAAACGCGTGGAAGGCACTGGGGCGAAAGTCTTTCATGATGTCACGGAAAAATCCTGGGCCCAAAAAGCCATCGACGCCGGCGTGCATGGACTGATCTGTGTGAACAATCGCGCCGGTGGTCACGCAGGCAATCAAACGCCGGAAAAACTTTTCCAGGATCTGAAAGCCTTCGGCGTGCCCCTGATCTGCGCCGGTGGCATCGGCGATAAAACCCAGTATCGCAAAGCCCTGAGCCTTGGTTATCAGGGCGTTCAGCTCGGTACCCGGTTTATCGCTTCGAAGGAATGCACGGCCCATGATGATTATAAGCAGGCGATCCTCGCGGCGAAGGAAGAGGACATCATCCTCACCAAAAAACTGACCGGCGTCCCGGTCGCAGTCATCAACACGGGCTATATGAAAAAACGCGGCTCGCAGATGAGCGGGATTGAAAATTTCCTTCTGAACAACGCCCGCACCAAACACTGGGCCCGCATGTTCTATAGCCTGCGCTCGGTGTGGCAGCTCAAGCAGAGCCTTCAGCAAGGCGCGTCCTACAAGGAATTTTTCCAGGCCGGAAAAAGCGTCGCCGGTATCAAGGAAATCCAGCCGGTGGCCGAGATCATTCAGAATCTGGTTGCGGAAGATGCCGCAGCAGCCAGGTCCTGA
- a CDS encoding class I SAM-dependent methyltransferase, producing the protein MLEDHKRTTAYYRAIVDNRRQFEGKVVLDVGTGSGILAMFAARAGARKVYAVEATSMAEHARNLVKANQLDNIVTVIQGTMETVELPEKVDIIVSEWMGYLLLRETMLDSVLVARDRFLKPGGAMYPSHARLFWAPIKAQESAERKESFDRVIEHWEWFLLDMKNLYNIDMDVLTHPYIAEQKQNYLGGGEWADVHPDQVLGEPLASTTLDLHRITIDELKAGVSGEGQITLKGHNPIEAICGWFDVSFRGSPENPVDHPIELDTAPDAEGATHWGQTVFMLQPPLHPQKDDKLFVRFAVFRREDYERLLRVQLETRLMPSGDGMKKEFGVD; encoded by the coding sequence ATGCTGGAGGATCACAAGCGGACCACCGCCTACTATCGTGCCATCGTCGACAATCGCCGACAGTTTGAAGGCAAAGTCGTGCTCGATGTGGGAACCGGATCCGGGATTCTGGCCATGTTTGCCGCCCGGGCCGGGGCGCGCAAGGTCTATGCTGTGGAAGCGACATCCATGGCGGAGCATGCCCGGAATCTTGTCAAAGCCAATCAGCTCGATAACATCGTGACTGTGATTCAGGGCACGATGGAGACGGTCGAACTTCCCGAAAAAGTCGATATTATCGTCAGCGAATGGATGGGTTACCTTCTTTTGCGCGAGACCATGCTCGACTCCGTGCTCGTCGCCCGCGATCGCTTTTTGAAGCCCGGCGGCGCCATGTACCCGTCTCATGCCCGGCTATTCTGGGCTCCGATCAAGGCTCAGGAAAGCGCCGAGCGCAAGGAATCCTTCGATCGCGTGATAGAACATTGGGAATGGTTCCTGCTCGATATGAAAAATCTCTATAACATCGACATGGATGTGCTAACGCACCCTTACATCGCGGAACAAAAGCAGAATTATCTGGGCGGTGGTGAGTGGGCCGATGTGCATCCTGATCAGGTGCTGGGTGAGCCCCTGGCATCGACCACGCTTGATCTGCATCGCATCACCATCGACGAACTCAAAGCCGGTGTGTCGGGTGAAGGTCAGATCACGCTTAAAGGGCATAACCCCATCGAAGCCATCTGTGGATGGTTTGATGTGTCTTTCCGCGGTTCGCCGGAAAATCCTGTCGATCATCCGATCGAACTGGATACCGCGCCGGATGCCGAAGGTGCCACGCATTGGGGTCAAACCGTGTTCATGCTCCAGCCGCCGCTGCATCCCCAAAAGGATGATAAACTTTTCGTGCGCTTTGCGGTGTTCCGTCGTGAAGACTATGAAAGGCTGCTGCGCGTTCAGCTGGAAACCCGCCTCATGCCATCCGGGGATGGGATGAAGAAGGAATTCGGTGTGGACTGA
- a CDS encoding MEDS domain-containing protein: MELVASGLHALGDISWGSHFCHFYFDQADLVDTLVPYFKAGLENREQCLWVTSKPLLAHEARTLLKKAVPRLDEFEENGQIEIINHHDWYLRHGKNDADVILQSWVDYQFRALEKGYKGLRLTGNTYWLEKDDWAAFTEYESKVNETFSRHRIVGLCSYCLNNSGSKEVFDVVRNHDFALLRQGGQWELLESVKARSENGSLQTLNRELKSSLKQAQKAAESASRLKTEFLANMSHEIRTPLGAILGFTDLLKEDDLSTPDRKEFIEVIQRNGTALSRLVDDILDIAKVEADMLKIEKLSFSPVELLEEVIAVFTPSIRMKPVTLRTDFSPKLPLTVQSDPTRLRQILINLVGNAVKFTERGTISIQAEFTAKPQPKIVFRIQDQGIGIHRDHQQSLFQPFNQADGSMTRRFGGTGLGLYLSRRLAQALGGDVILEKSAPGEGSVFMVTIGVDAVEMTEGSSAGERAADPQRELEGYRLLIAEDLADNRLLIKHMLRGTGAQFTFAKDGHEAVTMASENEFDLVLMDLQMPTMDGYSAVEILRKGGFRKPVIALSAHAMLEDRIKSGLAGFDGHIPKPIHREDLLKTLKQFKMR, translated from the coding sequence TCTTGTGGATACTCTCGTCCCCTATTTCAAAGCCGGACTTGAAAATAGAGAGCAGTGCCTTTGGGTCACGTCCAAGCCGCTTTTGGCTCATGAGGCGCGAACCCTTTTAAAAAAGGCTGTTCCCCGTTTGGACGAATTCGAAGAGAACGGGCAGATTGAAATCATCAATCATCACGACTGGTATCTACGGCATGGAAAGAATGATGCCGACGTCATCCTGCAGAGCTGGGTGGATTATCAGTTTCGTGCTCTGGAAAAAGGCTATAAGGGATTGCGCCTGACGGGCAATACCTACTGGCTGGAAAAAGACGATTGGGCGGCTTTTACAGAGTATGAATCCAAGGTGAACGAAACCTTTTCGCGGCATCGCATCGTTGGACTTTGCAGCTATTGCCTGAATAACTCGGGATCCAAGGAAGTTTTCGACGTGGTGCGGAATCACGATTTCGCTCTTTTGCGTCAGGGCGGGCAGTGGGAACTTTTGGAATCGGTGAAGGCGCGCTCGGAAAACGGCAGCCTTCAAACCCTGAATCGGGAATTGAAGTCGAGCCTGAAGCAGGCGCAGAAGGCTGCGGAATCCGCCAGTCGATTGAAAACGGAATTTCTTGCCAACATGTCTCATGAAATCCGTACGCCCTTGGGCGCCATCCTTGGCTTCACCGATCTTTTGAAAGAGGATGATCTTTCCACCCCGGATAGAAAAGAGTTTATCGAAGTCATTCAAAGGAACGGCACCGCCCTGTCGCGCCTGGTTGATGATATTCTGGACATTGCCAAAGTCGAAGCCGACATGCTGAAGATCGAAAAGTTAAGCTTTTCCCCCGTGGAACTGCTGGAAGAAGTCATTGCGGTGTTCACGCCGTCAATCCGCATGAAGCCCGTGACCCTCCGCACGGATTTTTCACCGAAGCTGCCGCTTACCGTCCAATCGGATCCCACGCGGCTCCGGCAGATATTGATCAATCTCGTGGGCAATGCTGTGAAATTCACCGAAAGGGGGACGATCTCGATTCAGGCGGAATTCACGGCGAAACCGCAGCCGAAAATCGTCTTCCGTATTCAGGACCAGGGCATAGGGATTCACAGGGATCATCAGCAGTCGCTCTTTCAGCCCTTCAATCAGGCGGACGGTTCGATGACAAGGCGATTCGGAGGCACCGGCCTTGGCCTTTACCTTTCGCGACGACTGGCCCAGGCCTTGGGTGGCGATGTGATTCTCGAAAAATCAGCGCCCGGTGAAGGTTCCGTGTTCATGGTCACGATCGGGGTTGATGCCGTTGAGATGACGGAAGGTTCGTCAGCAGGGGAAAGGGCGGCCGATCCCCAGCGTGAACTGGAAGGTTATCGCCTTCTGATCGCCGAAGATTTGGCTGACAATCGTCTGCTGATCAAACACATGCTGCGCGGCACAGGTGCTCAATTCACCTTTGCCAAGGATGGGCACGAAGCCGTGACCATGGCCAGCGAAAATGAATTCGACCTGGTTCTCATGGATCTGCAGATGCCGACCATGGATGGATATTCCGCCGTCGAAATCCTGCGAAAGGGTGGCTTCCGAAAACCCGTTATCGCCTTGAGCGCCCACGCAATGCTTGAAGACCGTATCAAATCAGGGCTTGCCGGTTTCGATGGCCATATTCCCAAGCCGATCCACCGCGAAGACCTGCTGAAAACTTTGAAGCAATTCAAAATGAGGTAG
- a CDS encoding aldo/keto reductase, translating into MRYKLLGQTGLYVSELCLGTMTFGGAGHWERMGKLQLEDAAAQLKKAFDAGVNFIDTANVYSMGISETITGQAIRNLGLPRDQLVIATKATGIMNELPNGRGQSRYHLMNEIDASLKRMQLDHIDLYQLHGFDPLTPLEEALSTLNDLVRSGKVRYIGLSNMAAWQIMKALAISDQRGWARFQTVQAYYTIAGRDLEREVIPLVQDQKLGVMVWSPLAGGLLSGKYKADGQGPEGARRTSFDFPIVDKARAFRCVDVMRPIAERHQASVAQVAIAWLLHQPVVSTVIIGARTMPQLEDNLSATRLRFTDEDLKALNEVSQLPPEYPGWMIAFQGQYRASAPIKE; encoded by the coding sequence ATGCGTTACAAACTACTGGGCCAGACTGGTCTTTATGTTTCTGAACTCTGTCTCGGCACGATGACTTTTGGCGGCGCGGGACATTGGGAGCGGATGGGTAAACTGCAGCTTGAGGATGCCGCGGCTCAGCTGAAAAAGGCCTTTGATGCCGGTGTTAATTTTATAGATACCGCCAATGTCTATTCCATGGGTATCAGCGAAACGATCACAGGTCAGGCCATTCGCAATCTGGGACTGCCGCGGGATCAGCTGGTGATTGCAACCAAGGCGACAGGCATTATGAACGAATTGCCGAACGGCCGTGGGCAATCACGCTATCACCTGATGAATGAAATCGACGCCAGCTTGAAAAGGATGCAGCTCGATCACATCGATCTTTATCAGCTGCACGGTTTTGATCCTCTGACGCCGCTCGAGGAGGCGCTGTCCACTCTCAATGATCTGGTGCGTTCGGGCAAGGTTCGCTACATCGGTCTTTCCAATATGGCTGCCTGGCAAATCATGAAGGCGCTGGCGATTTCGGATCAAAGGGGTTGGGCGCGTTTTCAAACTGTTCAGGCTTACTACACGATCGCCGGCCGTGATCTGGAGCGTGAAGTGATTCCGCTGGTTCAGGATCAGAAACTCGGTGTGATGGTCTGGAGTCCCTTGGCCGGCGGACTTTTGAGCGGAAAATACAAGGCCGATGGACAGGGGCCCGAGGGCGCGCGGCGTACCTCCTTTGATTTCCCCATAGTCGATAAAGCACGGGCTTTTCGCTGCGTCGACGTCATGCGCCCGATCGCTGAAAGGCATCAGGCGTCGGTGGCTCAGGTCGCCATTGCCTGGCTGCTTCATCAGCCCGTGGTCAGCACCGTGATCATCGGAGCGCGGACCATGCCGCAGCTTGAGGATAATTTAAGTGCCACCCGTCTGCGATTCACAGACGAGGATCTCAAGGCTTTGAATGAAGTGAGCCAATTGCCGCCGGAGTATCCCGGATGGATGATCGCCTTTCAGGGTCAGTACCGCGCAAGCGCGCCGATCAAGGAATAG
- a CDS encoding alpha/beta hydrolase, with product MTPTVSAALDNWHIANLDSPVDGIPIRFAVLRPKKKATQAVLILNGRSEWIEKYTDIPDWMNLGDDTLWVTLDHRGQGASGGPRAYVASYEDYALDAAAVMEAVAEDLPYAIVSHSMGGLIALYGTLHGQLQPRVLGLSSPLLAMPNSPLPKNIAKPLARIIAKTRYAQQPTGAGTEKRRDFSGNPLTRSLPGFQRVCHAPYPYVSPTFGWVEATFAACDAILEVDRIKTLKAPVRIIGGSQERVIDPSGWSSWCMQAGQATRTPIEFHRVSGGRHELLNEIPRIRQQAVNLLRTWLLRHLPQPDSE from the coding sequence ATGACTCCAACCGTTTCAGCAGCTCTGGACAACTGGCACATAGCAAACCTTGATTCCCCGGTTGATGGCATCCCCATTCGCTTTGCGGTTCTGCGGCCGAAAAAAAAGGCGACGCAGGCTGTCTTGATTTTAAATGGCCGTAGCGAATGGATCGAAAAATATACCGACATTCCCGACTGGATGAACCTCGGTGATGATACGCTTTGGGTGACCCTGGATCATCGCGGCCAGGGCGCATCGGGTGGACCGCGCGCTTATGTGGCGAGTTATGAAGACTATGCGCTGGATGCGGCGGCGGTCATGGAGGCCGTGGCCGAGGATTTGCCCTATGCGATTGTCAGCCACTCGATGGGCGGTTTGATCGCCCTCTATGGAACTCTGCATGGTCAGCTGCAGCCGCGGGTTTTGGGTTTAAGCTCTCCGCTTCTCGCAATGCCGAATTCACCTTTGCCCAAAAATATCGCGAAGCCTTTGGCCCGGATCATCGCGAAAACGCGCTATGCGCAGCAGCCGACCGGCGCGGGAACCGAGAAAAGGCGGGATTTTTCCGGCAATCCTTTGACTCGTTCCTTGCCGGGATTTCAGCGCGTCTGCCACGCGCCCTATCCCTATGTGTCTCCAACCTTTGGTTGGGTGGAGGCCACCTTTGCCGCCTGCGATGCGATTTTGGAAGTGGATCGGATTAAAACTCTGAAGGCCCCGGTTCGCATTATCGGCGGAAGCCAGGAGCGCGTGATCGATCCGAGCGGCTGGTCGAGCTGGTGCATGCAGGCGGGTCAGGCCACGCGCACACCGATCGAATTTCATCGGGTGAGCGGTGGTCGTCATGAACTTTTGAACGAGATTCCTCGCATTCGGCAGCAGGCTGTGAACCTTCTCAGGACCTGGCTGCTGCGGCATCTTCCGCAACCAGATTCTGAATGA
- a CDS encoding glycoside hydrolase family 5 protein produces MRTAYRWFMRCVSGIALWAGLAQAAESPRLPLSTAGRYVVDSQGARFKLRSANWYGFHLDSQVLKGLDRQPLASMIGLYKAWGFNSVRLPFSNQMLHETRPVPDEAVAANPQFRGQNPLQIMDAVVQAFTDNGIAVILNNHSTSSEWCCNFDSNGLWHNEGAGTYSQSSEQWVQDWLMLAARYKNNKWVVGADLRNEVRTGKWRNTVIPVFPNWGKGDGNDWALAAADAGNRILAVNPDLLIIVEGINWTGTIPLLGSGERPHLQPVQGRPVNLIVPHKLVYAAHNYSFTGPNHTGDDKTSPGKTRYGQMDAQTLRDTLDREFGYVLNADQYFTAPVWVSEFGASANEGDPATRAWFSELVRYMIDKDLDFAYWPFNHEGYGLVSEDYARNLTDDWRYAELSRLIASEGAQPSLPVNRLSRLAVSDRDENLAGAGDWLPYTRKGSCPSGERIVGLSQDHRLLCSHEKPQDPSMTAAQYHVEAWQETGARPHGISDWAPGSTKFECPLNYFAVGYAQDKGKASGLLCASANRDLSTSCRTVDFSQGDQRLSGRGGDWADYSHKGQCGDQDYLAGYAHKGGKVQALLCCAL; encoded by the coding sequence ATGCGAACAGCATACCGCTGGTTTATGCGCTGTGTTTCCGGCATCGCACTCTGGGCCGGCCTGGCCCAGGCTGCAGAAAGTCCCCGTTTGCCACTGAGTACCGCCGGGCGCTATGTCGTCGATAGTCAGGGCGCCCGCTTCAAACTGCGTTCCGCCAACTGGTACGGTTTTCACCTCGACAGCCAGGTGCTCAAGGGCCTCGATCGTCAGCCCCTGGCGTCGATGATCGGGCTTTACAAGGCCTGGGGATTCAATTCAGTTCGTCTGCCTTTTTCCAATCAGATGCTGCATGAGACAAGGCCCGTGCCGGATGAAGCCGTGGCGGCCAACCCTCAGTTTCGTGGGCAAAATCCCCTGCAGATCATGGATGCGGTGGTACAGGCCTTTACCGATAACGGTATCGCTGTGATTCTGAATAATCATTCCACAAGTTCGGAATGGTGCTGCAATTTTGATAGCAACGGCCTTTGGCACAATGAAGGAGCCGGCACGTATAGCCAATCCTCAGAGCAGTGGGTTCAGGACTGGCTGATGCTGGCCGCACGCTATAAAAATAACAAGTGGGTGGTCGGTGCCGATCTCCGCAATGAAGTGCGCACAGGGAAGTGGCGCAATACAGTGATCCCCGTCTTTCCCAACTGGGGCAAAGGCGATGGCAATGACTGGGCTTTAGCGGCAGCGGATGCCGGCAATCGTATTTTGGCCGTCAATCCCGATCTTTTGATCATAGTCGAAGGCATCAACTGGACCGGCACGATTCCCCTTTTGGGATCTGGCGAGCGCCCGCATCTTCAGCCTGTTCAGGGGCGCCCTGTGAATCTGATCGTTCCCCATAAGCTTGTCTATGCCGCGCACAATTATTCCTTCACAGGTCCGAATCATACAGGTGATGACAAGACCTCGCCGGGCAAAACCCGTTACGGGCAAATGGATGCACAAACGCTGCGGGACACTCTGGATCGTGAATTCGGTTACGTGCTGAATGCGGATCAGTATTTTACCGCCCCGGTCTGGGTCAGTGAATTCGGAGCCTCGGCGAATGAAGGCGATCCGGCGACGCGCGCCTGGTTTTCGGAACTCGTGCGGTACATGATTGATAAGGATCTCGATTTTGCTTACTGGCCCTTCAATCATGAAGGCTATGGCCTTGTCAGCGAGGACTACGCCCGGAATTTGACCGATGATTGGCGTTATGCGGAACTTTCGCGCTTGATCGCATCCGAGGGCGCGCAGCCGAGCCTTCCTGTGAATCGCTTGAGCCGCCTGGCTGTGAGCGATCGCGATGAAAACCTTGCAGGGGCGGGTGACTGGCTGCCTTATACGCGCAAGGGTTCATGTCCCAGCGGGGAAAGGATCGTGGGCCTGAGTCAGGATCATCGACTGCTCTGCTCGCATGAAAAACCGCAGGATCCTTCCATGACAGCTGCGCAGTATCATGTCGAAGCCTGGCAGGAAACCGGCGCGCGCCCGCATGGAATTTCCGATTGGGCCCCTGGTTCCACCAAGTTCGAATGCCCATTGAATTATTTTGCCGTGGGCTATGCTCAGGATAAAGGCAAGGCGAGTGGACTCCTCTGTGCCAGTGCCAATCGGGATTTGAGCACAAGCTGTCGTACAGTGGATTTCAGCCAGGGTGATCAGCGGCTCAGTGGACGTGGGGGAGATTGGGCTGATTACTCCCATAAAGGTCAGTGCGGGGATCAGGACTACCTGGCTGGCTATGCGCACAAGGGCGGCAAGGTTCAGGCCCTCCTCTGCTGCGCCCTTTAA
- a CDS encoding glycoside hydrolase family 9 protein, protein MSYCRKMPTASMYFMAAMVLVNASPIMMPAAHAAVPGPNYGEVLQKSLYFYEAQMAGPLPEGYRVPWRGPAGLNDGAAEGVDLTGGFFDAGDHVKFGLPMTYTTTVLAWSLLVSEKSYESLDQDYYAKRNLRYVADWIMKAHSAPYEFWGQVGNGGIDHAYWGPPEVMQMARPAYKIDRSCPGSDLAGEAAAALAATSMVFAKDDPAYAQRALKEAQELYDFADNYRGVYSDCIKDAGSYYRSWSGYQDELVWGAAWLYQATGDASYLKKAEVAYEGIKSIDNPGRPYKWTLSWDDKSYGAYVLMAKLTKNPKYEEDAERWLDYWTEGHQGQRITYSPGGLAWLDSWGSLRYASNTAFMALLYADYLWQNNRKSDKAWVYHKFGKKQIDYALGDNPSGRSYVVGYGVNPPQNPHHRAAHGSWTNSLQAPAKTRHLLYGALVGGPDRNDSYSDARDQYVFTEVATDYNAAFTGALAFLIKDYGGSIDPQFPAQQNKTEEYSIETKVNSRGNDYLEIAARIENKTAFPPRQPEKLRMRYIIDLSEIPANLRDPGQVKITTAYSQATSVSGLKVYDATRALYFIEVDFSGQKIIPAGQSECRREVQFRFNYPQSWAPYWNEKNDPSFAQTSSDWASNANLPIQE, encoded by the coding sequence ATGTCATACTGTCGAAAAATGCCGACAGCTTCCATGTATTTCATGGCAGCGATGGTTTTGGTGAATGCTTCCCCCATCATGATGCCCGCCGCCCATGCCGCCGTTCCCGGACCGAATTACGGCGAAGTCTTACAAAAATCCCTTTATTTCTATGAAGCGCAGATGGCTGGACCCTTGCCGGAAGGCTATCGGGTGCCGTGGCGCGGACCTGCAGGATTGAATGACGGCGCCGCAGAAGGCGTGGATCTGACCGGCGGATTCTTTGATGCTGGCGATCATGTGAAGTTTGGTCTGCCTATGACCTATACAACGACAGTTCTCGCCTGGAGTCTTCTGGTTTCAGAAAAGAGCTATGAAAGCCTCGATCAGGATTATTATGCGAAAAGAAACCTGCGCTACGTCGCTGACTGGATCATGAAAGCGCACAGCGCCCCCTATGAATTCTGGGGGCAGGTGGGTAACGGCGGGATCGACCATGCGTACTGGGGCCCACCGGAAGTCATGCAGATGGCACGTCCGGCTTACAAAATAGACCGCTCCTGTCCTGGCAGTGACCTGGCCGGTGAAGCGGCCGCGGCCCTGGCGGCAACGTCCATGGTCTTTGCCAAGGATGATCCCGCCTATGCGCAAAGAGCTTTGAAAGAGGCCCAGGAACTCTATGACTTTGCGGATAATTACCGCGGTGTTTATAGTGATTGCATCAAGGATGCCGGTTCCTATTACCGCTCATGGAGCGGCTATCAGGATGAACTCGTTTGGGGAGCCGCCTGGCTTTATCAGGCGACCGGCGACGCCTCCTATTTGAAAAAAGCTGAAGTGGCCTATGAGGGTATTAAAAGTATTGATAACCCGGGCAGGCCTTATAAATGGACACTCTCTTGGGATGATAAAAGCTACGGGGCTTATGTCCTGATGGCGAAACTGACCAAAAATCCCAAGTATGAAGAGGACGCGGAACGCTGGCTGGATTACTGGACGGAAGGTCATCAGGGTCAGCGCATCACCTATAGCCCAGGCGGGCTCGCGTGGCTCGATAGCTGGGGTTCCCTGCGCTATGCATCGAACACAGCGTTCATGGCTTTGCTGTATGCCGATTACCTTTGGCAGAATAATCGCAAAAGCGACAAGGCTTGGGTCTACCACAAGTTCGGGAAAAAGCAGATTGATTACGCGCTCGGCGATAACCCCTCGGGTCGCAGTTATGTCGTCGGCTACGGCGTGAATCCTCCGCAGAATCCGCATCACCGCGCGGCGCATGGTTCGTGGACCAACAGTCTGCAGGCCCCGGCGAAAACCAGGCACCTTCTGTATGGAGCCCTGGTCGGTGGACCGGATCGCAACGATAGCTATTCCGATGCCCGGGATCAGTATGTCTTCACCGAAGTCGCGACCGATTATAATGCGGCGTTCACCGGAGCCCTGGCCTTCCTGATCAAGGATTACGGCGGAAGCATCGATCCTCAGTTCCCCGCGCAGCAGAACAAGACCGAGGAATACTCGATTGAAACCAAGGTGAATTCCCGCGGGAATGATTACCTTGAAATCGCCGCACGGATCGAGAACAAAACAGCCTTTCCCCCACGTCAGCCGGAAAAACTGCGGATGCGCTATATCATCGACCTTTCCGAGATTCCTGCGAACCTCCGGGATCCTGGCCAGGTGAAGATCACCACAGCCTATTCCCAGGCCACCTCGGTTTCGGGTCTGAAAGTCTATGACGCCACGCGCGCCCTTTATTTCATCGAAGTCGATTTCTCGGGGCAGAAGATTATTCCAGCCGGACAGTCCGAGTGCCGTCGCGAGGTGCAGTTCCGCTTCAACTATCCGCAGAGCTGGGCGCCTTATTGGAATGAAAAAAATGATCCATCCTTTGCTCAGACCAGCAGCGACTGGGCGAGCAATGCGAACCTTCCGATCCAGGAGTAA
- a CDS encoding L-serine ammonia-lyase — MAISTFDLFKIGIGPSSSHTVGPMRAGHRFLMGLEEKGVFDQVATVTCELYGSLALTGVGHGTDKAIMLGLSGELPDQVDPETIDEKLATIKRDFRLFLKGQRPIEFDPKKHIIFFRKKVLPLHSNGMRFIAYDADYKELHSRVYYSIGGGFVVNEDTAKEDRLKKDTTELKYPFKTAAALLEISSAQNLSIAQIMFENEKAWRSEAEIRAGLDRIWTTMKECIDRGCHNTGVLPGSLKVKRRAPDFYKDLTQNPQKALKDPLSILDWVNLYALAVNEENAAGSRVVTAPTNGAAGIIPAVLRYYEEFCPGADQDGVYRFLLTASAIGILYAENASISGAEVGCQGEVGVACSMAAGGLVAALEGRSSQIEEAAEIGMEHNLGLTCDPVGGLVQIPCIERNAMGAIKAINASRIAMKREGTHQVSLDSVIKTMRDTGADMKTKYKETSRGGLAVNVIEC, encoded by the coding sequence ATGGCAATCAGTACCTTTGACTTATTTAAAATCGGCATCGGTCCGTCCAGTTCGCATACGGTCGGCCCTATGCGTGCCGGACACCGTTTTTTGATGGGCCTTGAGGAAAAAGGCGTCTTCGATCAGGTCGCCACGGTGACCTGTGAGCTCTATGGCTCTTTGGCTTTGACGGGCGTCGGCCACGGCACGGATAAAGCCATCATGCTCGGCCTTTCGGGGGAGCTGCCGGATCAGGTGGACCCGGAAACCATTGACGAGAAATTGGCCACGATCAAACGGGATTTCCGGCTCTTTCTAAAAGGGCAGCGGCCGATCGAGTTTGATCCCAAAAAGCACATCATTTTCTTTCGCAAAAAAGTTCTGCCTCTGCATTCCAATGGCATGCGTTTCATCGCCTATGACGCCGATTATAAGGAACTGCATAGCCGCGTGTACTATTCGATCGGCGGCGGCTTTGTGGTGAACGAGGATACTGCGAAAGAGGACAGGCTGAAGAAGGATACGACCGAGCTGAAATATCCTTTTAAAACGGCGGCTGCGCTTTTGGAGATCAGCAGCGCGCAGAATCTGAGCATTGCCCAGATCATGTTTGAAAATGAAAAGGCCTGGCGCAGTGAAGCGGAAATTCGGGCGGGGCTCGACCGCATCTGGACCACGATGAAGGAATGCATAGATCGTGGCTGTCACAATACCGGCGTTCTTCCGGGAAGTTTGAAAGTGAAGCGACGTGCGCCGGATTTTTATAAGGACCTCACCCAGAATCCCCAGAAAGCCCTGAAAGATCCACTTTCGATTCTGGATTGGGTGAACCTTTACGCGCTGGCTGTGAATGAAGAGAACGCCGCTGGTTCCCGCGTTGTCACGGCGCCGACCAACGGCGCGGCCGGTATTATTCCCGCGGTGCTGCGCTATTACGAGGAATTCTGTCCCGGCGCGGATCAGGACGGCGTGTATCGCTTTCTGCTGACGGCATCGGCGATTGGGATTCTTTATGCAGAAAACGCCTCGATTTCCGGGGCGGAAGTCGGCTGCCAGGGTGAAGTCGGCGTCGCCTGCAGCATGGCCGCGGGCGGGCTGGTGGCGGCTTTGGAAGGGCGTTCGTCCCAGATCGAGGAAGCTGCTGAAATCGGCATGGAGCATAACCTGGGTCTGACCTGTGATCCGGTCGGTGGACTGGTTCAGATTCCCTGTATCGAACGCAACGCTATGGGGGCTATCAAGGCCATCAACGCCAGCCGTATTGCTATGAAACGAGAGGGTACGCATCAGGTGTCGCTTGATTCGGTGATCAAAACCATGCGGGACACCGGGGCGGATATGAAGACGAAGTATAAAGAGACGTCGCGCGGCGGGCTTGCGGTGAATGTGATTGAGTGTTGA